Within the Flavobacterium sp. N502536 genome, the region CCTTTGAGAATGCTGTTGGTATCAACCTTGCCGGGGAGGCTTTTCCGGTAAGTATCGCCAATCATTTTACCAACTCAGGGATTGCTATTAGAAACTTATACGGGCCTTCAGAAGACACCACCTACAGCAGTTATTACAGAGTAGAAGGAACATACGAAAATTCAGTGCCTATTGGAAAAGCTTTAGACAACACCCAGTTCTATGTACTTTCAGAAGCCCTGGCCTTGCAGCCTGTAGGCGTTATTGGAGAAATCTGTATCTCGGGTGATGGCTTGTCCAGAGGATACTTGTATCAACCCGAACTAACGGCAGAAAAATTTATCACCAATCCTTTTAACGAGAGCACGAAGCTCTACAAAACAGGAGATTTGGGTAAATGGTTACCTGATGGTACCATCGCTTACATAGGCCGAAAAGACAGTCAGGTTAAAATCAGAGGCCACAGAGTAGAACTTGGAGAAATCGAACAAGTACTCCAGTCACAGCAAGACATCGATCAGTGTGTTGTGGTAACCGCAACCGTTCAGGGCGATCCTGTAATTGTAAGTTACCTCGTGAGCGCAACAGTCGTAGACAAACAACAGCTTCGCCTGTCACTGGGCCGCGAATTACCCGACTATATGTTACCGAGTTACTATGTGTTTTTAGACAAATTTCCACTTACACCAAACGGTAAAATCGACAAAAAAGCACTGCCGCCGGTAAACGAGGCCGATGTAATTCAGCAGGAGTACATCGCACCTTCCAATGAAACCGAAGAAAAGCTAGTTGTCATATGGGAGGAAGTTTTGCAGAAAAACAAAATAGGAGTAGGAGATATTTTCTTTGCACTAGGCGGACACAGTTTAAAAGCAACCCAGGTAATCTCTAAAATTCAGAAAGAATTCAATATTAAAATTGAGCTCAAAGAATTGTATAAAGAGCCGACAATTACAAATCTGGCGCAATATATTGAGTCCATACAGCTCTTAAACAATCAGCAGTTCAAATCTTCTGTTATTGGAGAAGAACTTGTTTTTTAAAATTACCATTCTATTCCTGTAAAAGGAAGGAGAATATCCCATAAAAACCATTAAAACAAACAGCTACGAGAGCCTTCTTGTAGCTGTTTTTTTGTTTTATATAGGTTTTTTTTATGCCTATGTCTTTTGTTTTTTATGTAGTTGATTGATTTACAGTTATTAAGTCTTTTAAGGGGCATGAAATTAGCAATTATGGGGGCTGAGCCTGTAAAAACTACCTTTTAGGTTAAAAGGGTACCGCTTGTTTATGTTTAATTTTGAATAAAAAAATAGATGTTATGGATGACCGTTATTCAAAAAATAAGCTTTATCTGACGGATGAAGAACAAGAGGTTATAAAAAATTTCCCAATTCTGCTTGCAGGAAGTGGTCTTGGAAGTGTAATTGCCGAATGTGCGCTGCGTTTTGGTTTTGAAAAAATCACTATTGTTGATGGTGATCGGGTAGAAAGTTCTAATTTGAGCAGACAAAATTACACTGAAGATGATATCGATTCGAACAAGGTAGATGCTCTGGCAAAGCGATTGAGATCGATTAATAAAAATGCAGAAATCAATTGTATCGATTTTTTCCTGACTGTCGAAAATATAGGGGATCATATTAAAGGCCATAGAGCGGCAATTAACACACTGGATTTTTCTTCTCCAGTACCCTTGATATTCGATACGGCCTGTCAAAAGTTAGACATTCCGGTACTGCATCCCTACAATATAGGATGGGGGAGTCTGGTAACTGTTATTGCCAGGGATGGTCTTCTTTTAAATGCGCTGGCCAATGGGGATGAAGAATTCAACGAAGCAACGATGATGGAATACGCTTCAAGTTATTTGCGATTCTGGGGAAATCCACAAAAATGGATGGACAGCATTATTGAAAAATACAAAATCGAAAAAGGATGCCAATCACCGCCACAAATGGCTATTGCATCCTGGTCGGTAGCAGCCTTATGCACCCATTTGCTTTTTAATATCGCAACTGGTAAAAAGTATAAAAAATTCCCTGAATTTTATTTGTCCGCCATTATAGATGAGGATTTATAGAATGCCTTTTTTGACTTTTGACAATGATAATTTGCCATGTAGAGACATAGATTTTATGGAGTGTTAGATGTGAAATGTAAAACGTCTTAATCTTCTCCGGAGAATCTATGTTTCTATGTGTTTAAACCATAGCCACAGAAAGGCTCAACAGAAAAAATATGCCAAATCTGCGGGAGAAACATGGGTGTGAGATGTGCTATGTTAGATGTGAAAAGAATGTCTAAAAAGAAACGCATTGCTCTTAGATCACGCTCTGTGTTTTATTAAAAGTGAAACGCCTTTTTTCAGTTGAAAAATCTATGTTTCTATGTGTTTAAACCATAGCCATAGAAAGGTTCAACAGAAAAGATCTGCACAATCTGCAAGATCTGCGAGAAAAAAATTATCGCAGAAACATCGGTTTTAGAATGTAAAATGTGGGATGTAAGATGTGAAATGTAAAGTGCAAAAACTATGCACAAGAGAAACGTATTTCTCTTGTCTAGTACTCTGTGTTTTATTAAAAGTGAAACGTCTTATTTTCAGTTAGAAAATCTATGTTCCTATGTGTTTAAACCATAGCCACAGGAAGACCCAACAGAAAAAATCTGCCAGAAAAACACTTATCCCATAGAAATAAAAGCCTATGTCTTTTAAATCAGTTTATTACTGGTGGCATAGGCAATTGCCTCGGCGATATTCCCAACCCCTAGTTTGGTAAACAGCTTCCTCTTGTGGAACTTAATCGTATCTGCTGATACAAACATACTCTCGGCCATATTGGCAATCGTAAACCCCCTGATAGAATATTGCAAAACCTCCTTTTCCCGGCTGGTAAGTTCTATTTTTTTCATCACCTTCCAAAAATCTCCCTCCAGGTCGTAACTGTAGATCTTATTCTCTCCTTTTTTGTAAATCTTAATATTCCCGGACTGCAATTCAGAAGAAAGAGAGATAATACAAATCGACTTCCAAATTTTTCCGTCATTGGTTAAAAAAACAGGAGTCAGCTTCTGATTCACCAAAAAAGTCTTTCCATTGGGATTCTTCAAACGAAAGTCATACGAGATCGTATGATTCAAACGCTCCTCTACGGGGATATTCTGATAAAAATCAAACCCTATAGTGTTGATCTTCAGTAATAAATCCAAATCCTCTTTTACTACGTACTTAAAGTAAAAGG harbors:
- a CDS encoding ThiF family adenylyltransferase, which codes for MNKKIDVMDDRYSKNKLYLTDEEQEVIKNFPILLAGSGLGSVIAECALRFGFEKITIVDGDRVESSNLSRQNYTEDDIDSNKVDALAKRLRSINKNAEINCIDFFLTVENIGDHIKGHRAAINTLDFSSPVPLIFDTACQKLDIPVLHPYNIGWGSLVTVIARDGLLLNALANGDEEFNEATMMEYASSYLRFWGNPQKWMDSIIEKYKIEKGCQSPPQMAIASWSVAALCTHLLFNIATGKKYKKFPEFYLSAIIDEDL
- a CDS encoding response regulator transcription factor — its product is MVIENDFFSSNNTVHKISEDEKGRLGNYLELVRAFARTTYSSIYIIDYEKKGFEYVSENPLFLCDHTPAEVQELGYAFYFKYVVKEDLDLLLKINTIGFDFYQNIPVEERLNHTISYDFRLKNPNGKTFLVNQKLTPVFLTNDGKIWKSICIISLSSELQSGNIKIYKKGENKIYSYDLEGDFWKVMKKIELTSREKEVLQYSIRGFTIANMAESMFVSADTIKFHKRKLFTKLGVGNIAEAIAYATSNKLI